One window from the genome of Deinococcus sp. NW-56 encodes:
- a CDS encoding ATP-binding protein, with translation METRPRTLGELLQTPEYAGRTPFDGHVRTVQDEVRENLTRKLRSGEELFPGVVGYDDTVIPQLVNALLARQNFILLGLRGQAKSRILRAITGLLDDVVPVIDGVDMPDDPLNPIGAEGRHLLEAHGHDLPLRWLPRDARYVEKLATPDVTVADLIGDVDPIKAARLGTSLGDTRSMHFGLLPRANRGIFAVNELADLAPKVQVALFNILQEGDVQIKGYPIRLELDVMLVFSANPEDYTARGKIVTPLKDRIGSEIRTHYPSDVRLGMDITEQEAVRAEGVTVPPFIAELIEEIAFQAREDGRVDKLSGVSQRLPISLMELAAANAERRALVSGDTPVVRVSDVYAGLPAITGKLELEYEGELKGADQVARDVIRKAAGAVFARHYGSADTRELEKWFEAGNVFRFPQGGDAASALKGAGDVPGLTDLAAHVANSSDDAVRASAAEFVLEGLYGRKKLSRAEETYAAPEPEVRRERGGRWN, from the coding sequence ACTAGACCTCGGACGCTGGGTGAGCTGTTGCAGACGCCGGAGTACGCGGGGCGCACGCCCTTCGACGGCCACGTGCGGACCGTGCAGGACGAGGTCCGCGAGAATCTGACCCGCAAGCTCAGAAGCGGCGAGGAGCTGTTCCCCGGCGTGGTGGGCTACGACGACACCGTCATTCCGCAACTCGTCAACGCGCTGCTGGCGCGGCAGAACTTCATCCTGCTGGGGCTGCGCGGGCAGGCGAAAAGCCGGATCCTGCGGGCGATCACCGGGCTGCTCGACGACGTGGTGCCCGTCATTGACGGGGTGGATATGCCCGACGATCCCCTCAACCCCATCGGGGCGGAGGGACGGCACCTGCTCGAGGCGCACGGCCACGACCTCCCCCTCCGCTGGCTGCCGCGTGACGCCCGCTACGTGGAAAAGCTCGCCACCCCCGACGTGACGGTCGCCGACCTGATCGGGGACGTGGACCCCATCAAGGCGGCCCGCCTGGGCACAAGCTTAGGCGACACCCGCTCCATGCACTTCGGGCTGCTGCCCCGCGCCAACCGGGGCATCTTCGCGGTGAACGAGCTGGCCGACCTCGCACCCAAGGTGCAGGTCGCCCTGTTCAACATCCTTCAGGAGGGCGATGTCCAGATCAAGGGCTACCCCATCCGGCTGGAACTCGACGTGATGCTGGTCTTTTCCGCCAACCCCGAGGACTACACGGCGCGCGGCAAGATCGTCACGCCGCTCAAGGACCGCATCGGCTCGGAGATCCGCACCCACTACCCCAGCGACGTGCGGCTGGGCATGGACATCACCGAGCAGGAGGCAGTCCGGGCCGAGGGCGTGACGGTGCCGCCCTTCATTGCCGAGCTGATCGAGGAGATCGCCTTCCAGGCCCGCGAGGACGGCCGGGTAGACAAGCTCAGCGGCGTGTCGCAGCGATTGCCCATCAGCCTGATGGAACTCGCGGCGGCCAATGCCGAGCGCCGGGCGCTGGTGTCGGGCGACACCCCGGTCGTGCGCGTCAGTGACGTGTACGCGGGCCTTCCCGCGATCACCGGCAAGCTGGAGCTGGAGTACGAGGGCGAACTCAAGGGCGCCGATCAGGTCGCCCGCGACGTGATTCGCAAGGCGGCGGGGGCCGTCTTCGCCCGCCACTACGGCAGCGCCGACACCCGCGAGCTGGAGAAGTGGTTCGAGGCAGGCAACGTGTTCCGCTTCCCGCAGGGCGGAGACGCGGCGAGCGCCTTGAAAGGGGCGGGGGACGTGCCCGGCCTGACCGACCTCGCCGCCCACGTGGCGAACAGCTCCGACGACGCCGTGCGGGCCTCGGCGGCCGAGTTCGTGCTGGAGGGACTGTACGGCCGCAAGAAGCTCAGCCGCGCCGAGGAAACCTACGCCGCCCCTGAGCCGGAAGTGCGCCGGGAGCGCGGCGGCCGCTGGAACTGA
- a CDS encoding diguanylate cyclase: MPPRPVGPANLPERIAWVYFRLLVPLVAAAVLWIISALTGGVHPLVALFSGTLALFSLLHRLRPGWREGVRLGFAVSVLVFVAVLALEPQRLYVRAVYHELIVHLLLLLIPLNVLIWHLLFSDRPRRGQVLALALTGAGTLAATRWENVAATHLTTSALLLAVSLFTHFFAGAVVDLQRRMREEERRARQDPLTGLGNRLAFAEACAQTVTPGVLAVLDIDHFKAVNDRWGHEAGDRVLQGVATVLRDVLGGGVPLFRWGGEEFVVCLPGRSVHEAARVLEGVRAGIAGHTFGEGQRITLSVGLCAYGPEQGLAHAFSQADAALREAKDSGRDRLVAAPAA; the protein is encoded by the coding sequence ATGCCTCCCCGTCCCGTGGGACCGGCCAACCTGCCCGAGCGGATCGCGTGGGTGTATTTCCGGTTGCTGGTGCCGCTGGTGGCGGCGGCGGTGCTGTGGATCATCTCGGCGCTGACGGGGGGCGTTCACCCGCTGGTGGCCTTGTTCTCGGGAACGCTGGCGCTGTTCTCGCTGCTGCATCGGCTGCGCCCCGGCTGGCGCGAGGGGGTGCGGCTGGGGTTCGCGGTCAGCGTGCTGGTGTTTGTGGCGGTGCTGGCCCTGGAGCCGCAGCGGCTGTATGTCCGTGCCGTCTACCACGAGCTGATCGTGCACCTGCTGCTGCTGCTGATCCCGCTGAACGTGCTGATCTGGCACCTGCTCTTCAGCGACCGGCCCCGGCGGGGGCAGGTGCTGGCACTGGCGCTGACCGGGGCCGGGACCCTGGCGGCGACCCGCTGGGAGAACGTGGCCGCCACGCACCTCACGACCTCGGCGCTGCTGCTGGCGGTCAGTCTGTTCACGCACTTTTTCGCGGGAGCGGTCGTGGACCTGCAACGCCGCATGCGCGAGGAGGAACGCCGCGCCCGGCAAGACCCCCTCACCGGGCTGGGCAACCGCCTCGCCTTCGCGGAAGCCTGTGCCCAGACGGTCACCCCCGGCGTGCTCGCGGTGCTGGACATCGACCATTTCAAGGCCGTCAACGACCGCTGGGGCCACGAGGCCGGGGACCGGGTGCTGCAAGGCGTGGCGACCGTGCTGCGGGACGTGCTGGGCGGCGGGGTGCCCCTCTTTCGCTGGGGCGGCGAGGAGTTCGTGGTCTGCCTGCCGGGCCGCTCGGTCCACGAGGCCGCGCGGGTGCTCGAAGGCGTGCGGGCCGGGATCGCCGGGCACACCTTCGGGGAGGGCCAGCGGATCACCCTCAGCGTGGGCCTGTGCGCCTACGGCCCGGAACAGGGCCTCGCCCACGCCTTTTCTCAGGCCGACGCCGCCCTGCGCGAGGCCAAGGACAGCGGGCGCGACCGGCTGGTGGCGGCCCCGGCAGCGTGA
- the panB gene encoding 3-methyl-2-oxobutanoate hydroxymethyltransferase: protein MKRSVPDLLQAADPLVMVTAYDYPGARHAEAAGVDLILVGDSLGNVVLGYDSTAPVTLADMIHHGRAVRRGAPETFVVVDLPFGTYQTGAGDAMRAAVQVIQQTGADAVKMEGATPEILEAVTVLTRNGIPVMGHVGLMPQTATAQGGLKVQGRDEEGARRTLDGALALQEAGAFSVVLEAIPARLARLITERLVVPTIGIGAGVHCRGQVLVYHDLLGLYEGDEKKLAKRYAELGRTSREALEAYAREVRAREFPTKEHSFVMKDEVLGKLY, encoded by the coding sequence ATGAAACGCAGCGTCCCCGACCTCCTGCAGGCTGCCGACCCGCTGGTGATGGTGACGGCCTACGACTATCCGGGCGCCCGGCACGCCGAGGCCGCCGGGGTAGACCTGATTCTGGTGGGCGACAGCCTGGGCAACGTGGTGCTGGGCTACGACTCGACCGCCCCCGTGACGCTGGCCGACATGATTCACCACGGGCGGGCGGTGCGCCGGGGTGCTCCGGAGACGTTCGTGGTGGTCGACCTCCCCTTCGGCACCTACCAGACGGGCGCCGGGGACGCGATGCGGGCGGCGGTGCAGGTCATCCAGCAGACCGGCGCCGACGCCGTGAAGATGGAGGGGGCCACCCCCGAGATTCTGGAGGCCGTGACCGTGCTGACCCGCAACGGCATCCCGGTGATGGGCCACGTCGGCCTGATGCCCCAGACCGCGACCGCCCAGGGCGGCCTGAAGGTGCAGGGCCGCGACGAGGAGGGGGCGCGGCGCACGCTGGACGGGGCGCTGGCGTTGCAGGAGGCCGGGGCGTTCAGCGTGGTGCTGGAGGCGATTCCTGCCCGGCTGGCGCGGCTGATTACCGAGCGGCTCGTGGTGCCCACCATCGGGATCGGGGCGGGGGTCCACTGCCGGGGTCAGGTGCTGGTGTACCACGACTTGTTGGGGTTGTACGAGGGCGACGAGAAGAAACTCGCCAAGCGTTACGCCGAACTGGGCCGCACCTCCCGCGAGGCACTGGAAGCCTACGCCCGCGAGGTCCGCGCCCGCGAGTTCCCGACCAAGGAGCACAGCTTCGTGATGAAGGACGAGGTGCTGGGCAAGTTGTACTAG
- a CDS encoding DUF420 domain-containing protein — translation MAPIINQWAVITIVLSGIALVFGVLFIRRGNREAHMRAMLTASGLATVFLVLYLTRLALGYEKAYAGPDAWRGAYFALLISHIILAAANLPLALGALYNAWKGLKAAGNLGNIDAPAARPHFNRHRAWVRWTVPVWLYVAVTGWIIYLVLGRYGEVITG, via the coding sequence GTGGCACCGATCATCAACCAGTGGGCCGTTATCACCATCGTTCTGAGCGGCATCGCGCTCGTGTTCGGCGTCCTCTTTATCCGCCGGGGCAACCGCGAGGCGCACATGCGGGCCATGCTCACGGCCAGCGGCCTCGCCACCGTCTTTCTGGTGCTGTACCTCACCCGGCTGGCGCTGGGTTACGAAAAGGCCTATGCCGGGCCGGACGCGTGGCGGGGCGCCTACTTCGCCCTTTTGATCAGCCACATCATCCTGGCCGCCGCGAACCTGCCCCTCGCGCTGGGTGCCCTGTACAACGCCTGGAAGGGCTTGAAGGCCGCCGGGAACCTCGGCAACATCGATGCGCCCGCCGCCCGGCCGCACTTTAACCGCCACCGCGCCTGGGTGCGCTGGACGGTCCCGGTGTGGCTGTACGTGGCGGTCACGGGCTGGATCATCTACCTCGTGCTGGGGCGCTACGGTGAGGTCATCACGGGGTAA
- a CDS encoding D-lyxose/D-mannose family sugar isomerase, with protein sequence MLRSEVNAAQRHAVALLQELRFAPPPWVTWTPGEWDAQPEVAAYCRARQMGWDVTNFGSGDFARRGLLLVCTRNGRPGVPSDVPYAEKVLLVGEGQETPLHTHHHKTEDIIHRGGGVLVLELALVTPQGEVRDVPAPVLTDGRVRHVPPLAPLALHPGESITLRPGTYHRFYARPGGGPVLAGEVSAVNDDLHDNVFLEAVGRFPPVEPDEAPLYPLWSEVGGGDGGAP encoded by the coding sequence ATGCTCCGGTCCGAAGTCAATGCCGCCCAGCGCCACGCCGTCGCCCTGCTGCAGGAACTGCGCTTCGCCCCGCCGCCCTGGGTGACTTGGACGCCGGGGGAATGGGACGCGCAGCCGGAGGTCGCCGCCTACTGCCGCGCCCGGCAGATGGGCTGGGACGTGACCAACTTCGGCTCAGGGGACTTCGCCCGCCGGGGCCTGCTGCTGGTCTGCACCCGCAACGGCCGCCCTGGCGTGCCCAGCGACGTGCCCTACGCCGAGAAGGTGCTCCTCGTAGGTGAGGGGCAGGAAACGCCGCTGCACACCCACCACCACAAGACCGAGGACATCATTCACCGGGGGGGCGGGGTGCTCGTGTTGGAGCTGGCGCTGGTGACCCCGCAAGGCGAGGTCCGCGACGTGCCCGCGCCGGTCCTGACCGATGGCCGGGTGCGTCACGTCCCGCCGCTGGCCCCGCTCGCCCTGCACCCCGGCGAGAGCATCACGCTGCGGCCGGGCACCTACCACCGCTTCTATGCGCGGCCCGGCGGCGGTCCGGTCCTCGCCGGGGAGGTGAGCGCCGTGAACGACGACCTGCACGACAACGTGTTTCTGGAGGCGGTGGGCCGCTTTCCCCCGGTGGAGCCCGACGAGGCCCCCCTCTACCCCTTATGGAGCGAGGTGGGAGGCGGGGACGGCGGGGCGCCCTGA
- a CDS encoding COX15/CtaA family protein, with amino-acid sequence MSGTLTVPRRGAGAWLPRLAWAALAYNVLVILWGAVVRITGAGAGCGDHWPLCNGVVVPQSPTVHTLIEFSHRLTSGASGLIALALIALAFRATPKGHPVRLGAVLSFGLILLEGLVGGVQVLLGLTADSTDPARGLVQGIHLANTFLLLGALLLTALWASGRPALRLRGQGRALGVLAVGLGLTLVLGMAGAVTALGDLLFTPAPGTPLDTVRRDFGATASLIENLRVVHPLLAVLTTVYLVWMVGALRRWRPSPAVTRWGAALFGVIAAQMAVGFLNVALKAPDWMQLTHLLLACIMWLVTVLLGYEALTALRRVPTPARAGAPEVTA; translated from the coding sequence ATGAGCGGAACGCTGACGGTTCCCCGCCGGGGTGCGGGCGCGTGGCTCCCCCGGCTGGCGTGGGCGGCCCTGGCCTACAACGTGCTGGTGATCTTGTGGGGAGCGGTCGTCCGAATCACGGGGGCGGGCGCCGGGTGCGGCGACCACTGGCCGCTGTGCAACGGGGTGGTGGTGCCGCAAAGCCCCACAGTCCACACCTTGATCGAATTCAGCCACCGCCTGACGAGCGGGGCGAGCGGGCTGATCGCCCTGGCGCTGATCGCGCTGGCGTTCCGCGCCACTCCGAAGGGCCACCCCGTCCGGCTGGGCGCGGTGCTGAGCTTCGGGCTGATTCTGCTCGAGGGGCTGGTGGGCGGCGTGCAGGTGCTCCTCGGCCTGACCGCCGACTCGACCGATCCCGCGCGGGGGCTGGTGCAGGGCATTCACCTCGCGAACACTTTCCTGCTGCTGGGCGCCCTGCTGCTCACGGCGCTGTGGGCCTCGGGCCGCCCGGCGCTGCGGCTGCGCGGACAGGGCCGGGCGCTGGGCGTGCTGGCCGTGGGCCTGGGCCTCACGCTGGTGCTGGGCATGGCGGGCGCGGTCACCGCGCTGGGCGACCTGCTGTTCACGCCCGCGCCCGGCACGCCGCTGGACACGGTGCGGCGCGACTTCGGGGCGACCGCCAGCCTGATCGAGAACCTGCGGGTGGTTCACCCCCTGCTGGCGGTGCTCACGACCGTCTACCTGGTGTGGATGGTGGGGGCGCTGCGGCGCTGGCGGCCTTCCCCGGCCGTCACCCGCTGGGGCGCCGCGCTGTTCGGGGTGATCGCCGCGCAGATGGCGGTGGGCTTCCTGAACGTGGCGCTCAAGGCGCCCGACTGGATGCAGCTCACGCACCTGCTGCTGGCGTGCATCATGTGGCTCGTGACCGTGCTGCTGGGCTACGAAGCGCTGACCGCCCTGCGCCGGGTGCCGACCCCGGCCCGTGCGGGCGCCCCCGAGGTGACGGCATGA
- a CDS encoding heme o synthase, whose product MTDTHLAASPAPAGTAAPRPTWRDYLALTKPKVISLLLWTTLTAMVMAAEGWPGLWLLIVVSLAGYASAGSAGVFNMIIDRDIDLRMKRTSGRPTSSGLIGTREAAIFGTALQVLSFMALWVWATPLAAWMSLAGFFTYVVVYTLWLKRTTWHNIVLGGAAGCFPPLVGWAAVTGELPLVAWFLFAIVFFWTPVHFWALALMIKDEYREVGIPMLPVVHGDRLTVAQIWLYAIYTVVLSVMPVFFQAVGGLYFVAALGLGGWLLVLSWRLHQHVMAGRRIERPVTLPLYLYSMLYLALLFLAGALDRVLLT is encoded by the coding sequence ATGACGGACACCCATCTCGCCGCCTCGCCTGCCCCGGCGGGCACGGCCGCCCCCCGCCCCACCTGGCGCGACTACCTCGCCCTGACCAAGCCCAAGGTCATCAGCCTGCTGCTGTGGACCACCCTCACCGCGATGGTGATGGCGGCCGAAGGGTGGCCGGGGCTGTGGCTGTTGATCGTCGTCAGCCTCGCCGGGTACGCCTCGGCGGGGTCGGCGGGCGTGTTCAACATGATCATCGACCGCGACATCGACCTGCGGATGAAGCGCACCTCCGGGCGGCCCACCTCCAGCGGCCTGATCGGCACCCGCGAGGCCGCGATCTTCGGCACCGCCTTGCAGGTGCTCTCCTTCATGGCCCTGTGGGTGTGGGCCACGCCACTCGCCGCGTGGATGAGCCTGGCGGGCTTTTTCACCTACGTGGTGGTCTACACCCTGTGGCTCAAGCGCACGACCTGGCACAACATCGTGCTGGGCGGCGCGGCCGGGTGCTTTCCGCCGCTGGTGGGCTGGGCCGCCGTGACGGGCGAGTTGCCGCTGGTGGCGTGGTTTCTCTTCGCCATCGTGTTCTTCTGGACCCCGGTGCACTTCTGGGCGCTCGCGCTGATGATCAAAGACGAGTACCGCGAGGTCGGCATTCCCATGCTGCCCGTCGTGCACGGCGACCGCCTGACGGTGGCGCAGATCTGGCTGTACGCGATCTACACGGTGGTGCTCTCGGTGATGCCCGTCTTTTTCCAGGCGGTCGGGGGGCTGTACTTCGTGGCGGCGCTGGGGCTGGGCGGCTGGCTGCTGGTGCTCTCGTGGCGGCTGCACCAGCATGTGATGGCGGGGCGGCGCATCGAGCGGCCCGTGACCCTGCCGCTGTACCTCTACTCGATGCTATACCTCGCCCTGCTGTTCCTGGCGGGGGCGCTCGACCGGGTGCTGCTGACCTGA
- the coxB gene encoding cytochrome c oxidase subunit II encodes MRGALLAAGAALLTGCQESNQLITFGDMSSAYNREIFWMSVWAIAFSIIIFIGVSYALFATVRRFREENNSAAPAQFHGNNRLEVALVAVPVLIVIVLSVLTVRSMARLNPTPENATTVTALSRQFWWNFSYPTATAAAGGVVTNGNEMIMPTRNPVAVTITSGDVMHAFWAPNLGGQRNATPGTEKTWQIDTDRPGVYQGNCSMLCGASHANMRFKVIALEPERYNAFLAAAAAYRAPTPAPGSAEERGYQLFLQGKPSTGALSCAACHRVQGTPANGAAGPDLSFFGTRRTLGAGMWEGERAEEMLIPWLANSPGVKPGSLMPPYNGATYLVNGKEQKGGVLTEQELSDIAAYLRSLRLPEEADYWRDTPVIGSTSTAQGGDQ; translated from the coding sequence ATGAGGGGAGCCCTCCTCGCGGCGGGAGCGGCGCTGCTGACAGGCTGTCAGGAGTCGAACCAGCTCATCACCTTCGGCGACATGTCGTCGGCCTACAACCGCGAGATCTTCTGGATGAGCGTGTGGGCCATCGCCTTCTCGATCATCATCTTCATCGGCGTGTCCTACGCCCTGTTCGCCACGGTGCGGCGCTTCCGCGAGGAGAACAACTCGGCCGCGCCCGCCCAGTTCCACGGCAACAACCGCCTGGAGGTGGCGCTGGTGGCGGTGCCGGTCCTGATCGTGATCGTGCTGAGCGTGCTGACCGTGCGCTCCATGGCGCGGCTGAACCCCACGCCGGAAAACGCCACGACCGTCACGGCGCTCTCGCGGCAGTTCTGGTGGAACTTCAGCTACCCCACCGCCACGGCGGCGGCGGGCGGCGTGGTCACCAACGGCAACGAGATGATCATGCCCACCCGCAACCCGGTGGCGGTCACGATCACCTCCGGGGACGTGATGCACGCGTTCTGGGCGCCCAACCTCGGCGGGCAGCGCAACGCGACTCCCGGCACCGAGAAGACCTGGCAGATCGACACCGACCGCCCCGGCGTGTACCAGGGCAACTGCTCGATGCTGTGCGGGGCTTCTCACGCCAACATGCGCTTCAAGGTGATCGCGCTGGAGCCTGAGCGCTACAACGCCTTCCTGGCGGCGGCGGCGGCCTACCGCGCCCCCACGCCCGCTCCCGGCAGCGCCGAGGAACGTGGCTACCAGCTCTTCTTGCAGGGCAAGCCCTCGACCGGGGCACTGTCCTGCGCGGCCTGCCACCGGGTGCAGGGCACGCCCGCCAACGGGGCGGCCGGGCCTGACCTGAGCTTTTTCGGCACCCGCCGCACGCTGGGCGCCGGGATGTGGGAAGGCGAGCGGGCCGAGGAGATGCTGATTCCCTGGCTCGCCAACAGCCCCGGCGTCAAGCCCGGCAGCCTGATGCCGCCCTACAACGGCGCGACCTATCTGGTCAACGGCAAGGAGCAGAAGGGCGGCGTTCTGACCGAGCAGGAGCTCTCGGACATCGCCGCATACCTGCGCAGCCTGCGCCTGCCGGAAGAAGCCGACTACTGGCGTGACACGCCCGTGATCGGGAGCACCAGCACTGCCCAAGGAGGCGACCAGTGA
- a CDS encoding cbb3-type cytochrome c oxidase subunit I translates to MTVQHAPQPQVTSARRGAWEVIKDYMMTTDHKKIGLLYILVSIIAFGVAGLMAVALRLQLALPDQGLLVGNTYNEVLTGHAAIMLFFFLIPIGLFGFGNFFLPLQLGVRDVALPRVNTFAVWLFIASLLLILTGLFQGGLPGVGWTFYYPLSVDGNQTGVSVFMVAVILNGLGSLLGSANFAATIVNMRAPGMSLWKMPIFCWSIFATSLLQLISLGGLTAAALVTFLELKLGLSMFNPGIGGTPILFTQFFWFYSHPAVYVMLLPYLGIAAEIASTMARKPLFGYRVMVYSLLGIVLVSLLVWAHHIFAIGLPEGWQIAFAIATLIVAVPTGVKIFNLIGTLWGGRIIMKTPTFWLVGFIFNFLIGGITGVSLGMVPFDYQVTNSYYVVAHFHNVMMFGTAFLAMGGLYYWWPKMTGRFLNERLGMWHFWLFMVGSWLTFLPQYILGLLGMPRRYYTYPAGNFAWTELNFISTIGALVLLAGGIVMVWNMLHSLRKPITASNNPWGGFTLEWTAASPPAAYNFAHEFPTTFPTERPLYDWEKSGQTLTPVDPKSIHLPQDSIWPFMTALSLLLMGYGLSYGWFTNYTPAGGLQAFSEASLNFQISTVILYLSIPLFLYSLFKWAGTREYAVPVEHHHLTKYDNGFMGMAWFIISEISLFGVLIAGYVYLRIVGAAEPPALRPNIWLAAVNTLILVTSSFVIHKAEQDHHKGRYTWFRLGLLITLILGALFMIFQVYEFALFGVESDWKQNLWQACFFIIVGLHGLHILIGGTGIALPYYQALTGKMDKYNHGSLTAASLYWHLVDVVWLLIVAIFYAW, encoded by the coding sequence GTGACGGTTCAGCACGCGCCGCAGCCCCAGGTGACCTCCGCCCGGCGGGGCGCCTGGGAGGTCATCAAGGACTACATGATGACCACCGATCACAAGAAGATCGGGCTGCTGTACATCCTCGTTTCCATCATCGCCTTCGGGGTCGCGGGGCTGATGGCGGTCGCGCTGCGGCTGCAGCTCGCGCTGCCGGACCAGGGCCTGCTCGTGGGGAACACCTACAATGAGGTCCTCACCGGGCACGCCGCGATCATGCTCTTTTTCTTCCTGATTCCGATTGGGCTCTTCGGCTTCGGGAACTTCTTCCTGCCGCTGCAACTCGGGGTGCGGGACGTGGCGCTGCCACGCGTGAACACCTTCGCGGTGTGGCTGTTTATCGCCAGCCTGCTGCTGATCCTGACGGGCCTGTTCCAGGGCGGCCTGCCGGGCGTGGGCTGGACCTTCTACTACCCGCTGTCGGTGGACGGCAACCAGACGGGCGTGAGCGTCTTTATGGTGGCCGTGATTCTCAACGGCCTGGGGTCGCTGCTGGGCAGCGCGAACTTCGCCGCAACCATCGTGAACATGCGGGCGCCCGGCATGAGCCTGTGGAAGATGCCCATCTTTTGCTGGAGCATCTTCGCGACCAGCCTGCTGCAGCTCATCAGCCTCGGCGGCCTGACGGCGGCGGCGCTGGTGACCTTCCTGGAACTCAAGCTGGGCCTCTCGATGTTCAACCCCGGCATCGGCGGCACGCCCATCCTGTTCACGCAGTTTTTCTGGTTCTACTCGCACCCCGCCGTGTACGTGATGCTGCTGCCCTACCTGGGCATCGCCGCCGAGATCGCCTCGACCATGGCCCGCAAGCCGCTGTTCGGCTACCGGGTGATGGTGTACTCGCTGCTGGGCATCGTGCTCGTCTCGCTGCTGGTGTGGGCGCACCACATCTTCGCCATCGGCCTGCCCGAAGGCTGGCAGATCGCCTTCGCCATCGCCACCCTGATCGTGGCCGTGCCCACGGGCGTCAAGATCTTCAACCTGATCGGCACGCTGTGGGGCGGGCGCATCATCATGAAGACGCCGACCTTCTGGCTGGTGGGCTTCATCTTCAACTTCCTGATCGGCGGCATCACGGGCGTCTCGCTGGGCATGGTGCCCTTCGACTACCAGGTGACCAACTCGTACTACGTGGTGGCGCACTTCCACAACGTGATGATGTTCGGCACCGCGTTCCTGGCGATGGGCGGCCTGTACTACTGGTGGCCCAAGATGACCGGGCGCTTCCTGAACGAGCGGCTGGGGATGTGGCACTTCTGGCTCTTTATGGTGGGCTCGTGGCTGACCTTCCTGCCGCAGTACATCCTGGGCCTGCTGGGCATGCCCCGGCGCTACTACACCTACCCGGCGGGGAACTTCGCCTGGACCGAGCTGAACTTCATCTCGACCATCGGGGCGCTCGTGCTGCTGGCGGGCGGCATCGTGATGGTCTGGAACATGCTCCACAGCCTGCGCAAGCCCATCACGGCCTCCAACAACCCATGGGGCGGCTTCACGCTGGAGTGGACGGCGGCTTCTCCTCCCGCCGCCTACAACTTCGCGCACGAGTTCCCCACCACCTTCCCCACCGAGCGGCCGCTCTACGACTGGGAAAAGAGCGGGCAGACCCTGACGCCCGTGGACCCCAAGAGCATTCACCTGCCGCAGGACTCCATCTGGCCCTTCATGACGGCGCTCTCGCTGCTGCTGATGGGCTACGGGCTGAGCTACGGCTGGTTTACCAACTACACCCCGGCGGGGGGCCTGCAGGCCTTCTCGGAAGCGAGCCTGAACTTCCAGATCTCGACCGTGATCCTGTACCTCTCCATTCCGCTGTTCCTGTACTCGCTGTTCAAGTGGGCGGGCACCCGTGAATACGCCGTGCCGGTCGAACACCACCACCTGACCAAGTACGACAACGGCTTCATGGGCATGGCGTGGTTCATCATCTCGGAAATCAGCCTCTTCGGCGTGTTGATCGCCGGGTACGTGTACCTGCGTATCGTCGGCGCCGCCGAGCCGCCCGCGCTGCGGCCCAACATCTGGCTGGCCGCCGTGAACACCCTGATTCTGGTCACCTCGTCTTTCGTGATTCACAAGGCCGAGCAGGACCACCACAAGGGCCGTTACACCTGGTTCCGGCTGGGCCTGCTGATCACCCTGATCCTGGGCGCCCTCTTCATGATCTTCCAGGTGTACGAGTTCGCGCTGTTCGGCGTGGAAAGCGACTGGAAGCAGAACCTGTGGCAGGCGTGCTTCTTCATCATCGTGGGCCTGCACGGGCTGCACATCCTGATCGGCGGCACGGGCATCGCGCTGCCCTACTACCAGGCGCTGACCGGCAAGATGGACAAGTACAACCACGGCTCGCTGACGGCCGCCAGCCTGTACTGGCACCTGGTGGACGTAGTGTGGCTGCTCATCGTGGCGATCTTCTACGCGTGGTGA
- a CDS encoding SCO family protein encodes MKWLTAVLVAVAAVLGGLLLYRGVSPAPAGGTVLDNPVALPALRLVNERGEATPLNASDGRMRLVFYGFVRCPDVCPATLASLARVYADLPETQRERVQVQFITVDPGHDRPEVVRDYLGRFNPAFSGLTGEAATIDEAARVMFVGNRRIEPQPAATGDHSAHLEQAQSAGDGAANAQQAGAAAVQAALIHGDQVSVVDPQGRFVRVYANGEVLDGTLAADLPGLIRTYGGS; translated from the coding sequence ATGAAGTGGCTCACGGCAGTGCTGGTGGCGGTCGCGGCGGTCCTGGGGGGGCTGCTGCTGTACCGGGGCGTCTCCCCTGCCCCGGCGGGAGGCACGGTGCTGGACAACCCGGTGGCCCTGCCCGCCCTGCGGCTGGTCAACGAGCGGGGCGAGGCCACGCCCCTGAACGCGTCGGACGGCCGGATGCGGCTGGTCTTTTACGGCTTCGTGCGCTGCCCGGACGTTTGCCCGGCGACCCTGGCGAGCCTCGCGCGGGTGTACGCCGACCTGCCGGAGACCCAGCGCGAGCGGGTGCAGGTGCAGTTCATCACGGTGGACCCAGGGCACGACCGTCCCGAGGTGGTGCGCGACTACCTGGGCCGCTTCAACCCTGCCTTTTCCGGCCTGACGGGCGAGGCCGCCACCATCGACGAGGCCGCCCGCGTGATGTTCGTCGGCAACCGCCGCATCGAGCCCCAGCCCGCCGCGACTGGGGACCACAGCGCCCACCTGGAGCAGGCGCAGAGTGCTGGGGATGGCGCCGCCAATGCCCAGCAGGCGGGAGCCGCAGCCGTGCAGGCCGCCCTGATTCACGGCGATCAGGTCAGCGTGGTGGACCCCCAGGGCCGCTTCGTGCGGGTGTACGCCAACGGCGAGGTGCTGGACGGCACCCTGGCTGCCGACCTGCCGGGCCTGATCCGGACGTATGGCGGATCATGA